The Zootoca vivipara chromosome 5, rZooViv1.1, whole genome shotgun sequence genome includes the window ctgtcgcagggattcgaaccaccgaccttctgatcagcaagccctagactctgtggtttaacccacagcgccacctgggtcccttacgtCATTCTGTATTAAGAGTATTTTAATAAGAGAACCCTGCCCAGCAAAAAGGCGTGACCTGTATAGATTTAACAgttatatatgtatgtgtttttTAATTCAGGTTCAACAATAAGCAGCAGCAGATCTCACTGGGACACTTTCCTTGGGCTCCTTTTAATTCATCTCATCTGCGCCGCACTCTTCTCGCTGGGAATGGCtaagggggggaaaaaccccaaggGGAAAAAGGTCACCTTGAAAGTTGCCAAGACCTGCATCAAGATCACATTTGATGGGAAACGTCGCCTTGATCTGAGCAAGATGGGCATCACTACTTTCCCCAGGTGCATCTTGAAGTTGAACGATGTGGATGAACTGGACCTCAGCAGAAACATGCTCAAGAAGATCCCAGACTCAATTGAGAAGTTCACGAACCTGCGCTGGCTGGACTTGCACAGCAACCAGATTGAGAAGCTGCCAGAAACAATAGGGAACCTCCAGAGTCTCATTTTCCTGAACCTTTCCAACAACAAGCTAACGGCCCGGAGCTTGCCCATGGAGCTGAACCAGCTCAAGCTCTTGCGTAATCTCAATCTTGGCCTAAACCACATCGACAACCTCCCAACCACTCTGGGGCAACTGAAGGAGCTCCAGGAAGTTGGAGTATTTGACAATTTGCTGAAGAGCATCCCAAACAGCATTGCAAAGCTCCCCAAACTCAAGAAGTTGAACTCCAAGCGGAATCCCTTTCCTGGGCCCACAGAAGAGGAACTCTACATTGACCACATTAAGCGCCTCGAGACACTCTACGTGGTGGAAGAAAAAGATCTTTGCTACCCATGCTTGAGGAAGTGTCAAGAAGAGAGGGACAAGCTGAACAAACTGAAGAATACTCCGCCTACCCCTCTCAGGAAGCCAGACTTTTCGAGCCTCATGACGCCCAATTCTACGGCAAAGGAGAACCAGGAAAATTGGAGGTGAATGGGCTACAACCATCACCGATGGATGCATGGCCAAGAGCGAGGTAGAGGCAAGGCACAGTATGGCACCTTTGCATCCAATCGTTGTAATCTGTCCCCAAGCAATAAAAGTGCTCTTGATCACATAGCTCTGCACCCACTAAAAGAGTGTCACTCCTCTGTTTGTGTCACTCCACCAAACAgaaaacaatatactgtacacatattGCCAGGCTTGGAGCCCTGATCGGTGATCTATAAACCTGCTGGCCACTCTCACCCATGGCTAGAGCTCTTCAGTTTGGGGCTAGAGGAATGCGCAGGGATCGTCACCACAGTTGCGCTGAGCTTCAGATATTCAGCACTACTATGGAGAAGACCCttgcgcccccccccagaagaagaGGGGTGGGACTGTTTGGTCACTGGGTGGAAGAGGTACTCCAAGTGCTTGCCTGTCCACTGCTAAAGCAAAACCCAATCTTCCCTTTTAGCTTAGAGAGAGGAACAGTGAGGATTGATGTTTTGTGTTTGGGTGGTGGAGCCTCAATACTTTCCTACTCAGCCCCCCAAATAAGCCAACCTATTTCTCTAGTTCTGGAGAGGGTGGCTGTTTGGGTACCTGGCAGCAGAGGTGTGGGCAGTGCCTCGCCACCCATGACCAAACCAAGCTGCAAATAGGGGACGGGGAGTAGAGGATTGCCCCCGATCTCGGGGGGCAGGCGCAGGGGAAGTTCAAGAAGAGAAAGAGCAGCGGATTTTGTCCTGGCAACCAAAACCAGCCCCAAATTGTGGATCGCCGGCCTTGATTGAGCAACAGCACACACGCAAAAAAGGCACATGGCCATTGTCCAAATGCAGGATCCCTCGAAATAACTCATTTGCCCAAACCATAAATCTTTTGCATTTAACATATAGCAGCATGCAGGCATGTAGAGTCTGACGTGTACGTCTGATAACCTGTGCTCTGGGTCCCCCCTCTTGTTTGTTGCAAGGTAAAGAACACCCATCATTGGCTTACACACAGTGAACCCTACCATGCAATGGGTACAAGtcaccttaaaagaaaaaaaaaagactataGTGACTTGTTCAAGGCCATTCTGTGAACATTGTAGGGCTTTCTGCACCCAAGCTAAGCACTCTGGCCACAGAATAAACACCAGTTTAGAATGCCCTTGTTTCTGCAAAGTTAACGTTTATGCcatatttactcgagtctaacgCACACCtatttttttggccaaattacattgcgaAAATCAGGGTGTGCATTACATTCAACGGCGcgtttacatttgccagcaaatactcCTTTGGTTTCAAGGTGTTGAAAAGTGAGGTGcgcgcattagattcaatggcgcaTTAGACTCGAGTCAATACGGTAACTAACCTTGGGTTCgtttaaaaggaagggaaaggcaaAACTGGGTATGCTTGGTTCTGTAAAAATAACAATTAATTAATGTATTATTGTGCTTTGGGTGACGTTTTCAAATTGTACTGTGATTTGCGACGtcatgtattgtttttaacatgtTGATAGCTGCCTTGGGAGAAGCAATGCTCTGCCGAACAATTAAAAAGAATTGGGGAATGAAAGCTGTGAACGCACTCCTGTTTGTTCTGAATTCACCGCGCTCCTATGGCTGGTTTGTGAAGATGCATATGTACGGCAGTCCACATCTctcctgtattttttttcttttttctttttagaaatactgtgttttgttgCATTTCCCCCAGATCAGCTTCAACCCAGTTTGAAAACCTAAGCCCTGTGGAGACACCCAGGCCCCTTTCTCCACCTACTGACAGGGGGCAGTTTAGGAATACGGCCAACTGTACAATGCACAAGTCTAATTCAAAACGCAGCAGGGGAGACAACCTCGCTGACTTTTAAGCTGGCAATGTGCACAGAGCCTATGGTTTTAAGGCATAAGCTTCACTGAAATATTTTCCCACACTTCCTGTTTTGCAAAGAGCATAAGAAGTcaaaactacagtcgtaccttagatcCCGAACGTCTTGTGAgttgaacgtttcggctcccgaacgccacaaacccaaaagggagtgttccggtttgtgaacgttctttggaacccgaacttCCAATGCaacttccacggcttccgattggctgcgggagcttcctgcagccaatcggaagccacgccttggtttccgaacgttatGAAAGTCacacagacttctggaatggattctgtttgtgaaatatactcggagtcaagagtgaatttcatgctctttattcagctcatagtcatcaaggaggagaagagaagacgaatggctcttttcccaaaaccatctgcttatatacattatttacacaatgggccttgcgtgattggctacttcagggctacacctgtgggccaattatattgtggattgacttttgcctgcagcctgattggctgctcctacaggccaatcaggtagcagattcacttctgccagccgcctgattggctgctccagcaggccaatcaggttgcggattcacttccacctggagttggattgggtagctcccgctgattctgaatcctattgttctaggattcagctcagtacataacacccctcccctctaagttccagtcctgcccgggaagttgcattcgtagtccccaaggtctgctggccgcctccgtgtgcgttgtggcctggggtgttccttggtcaggggttctggttctggctcgtgttccgaggctgctggctgtgccggggctgtctggtctggcgccactgaaccactaggttgtagctctggttccggtgtccttccagcctcggggcgcccctctgtgcctactgcttctgcttcctctgcccacccctctcgctctacaggcctcactgccctgctgtccccttgggacccctctgtcccgctctcctcccgggttcctcctgggaatcgtcgccgtatctggtcgcagtggcggcgccaacattgccccccttccgttagtacctcgtacgacacgggaccggtcaccttggtgactgtggcgggtacccatgctgggcctgccccaaaattctttgcatacactgggtcctgggccacaaatgtccggagggccgcccgtacaagaaatcatggaatttttttacgcccttcacgattgccagaccctccttgtcaatctgtgagtagtttcgttcggctgcagcaagcgtctgggagaagtatgccaccggcacctctcttccatccgggagttggtgtcccaggacagcgccgatgccatagggagaggcgtcgcatgccagcaccactggcagcctctcgtcgaagtgtgccaagaccgagttcgagacgagcaagtccttgactgcctggaatgcggccctttgtcgctggccccacacccaaggggcccttttatctaggagtctgtgtaggggctccgctaccgctgccttatggggaaggaaggcatggtaaaagttcaatagtcccaagaatgactgaagttcgggcttgctcttgggcgctggggcctcacaaatggcccgtaccttgtcaccggttggatggaccccttctgcgtccaccttaaatcccagaaagtccacctgcggcactcccagtaaacacttttcccgcttcaccttgaggcccgccgtctggaaacggtgcaggacggagcggaggcggtcctcaaattcctctggtgtgggcccggcgatcagtacatcatcgaagaagggggtgacgccaggaatccctttaaggagagagtccattagattctggaatatgcctggtgccacgctaacgccaaattgcagccgctttactctgaatgcccctctgtgcgtcacaatcgtctgagcctctgctgtggcttcgtccacaggcaactgttgatacgcttgggccaagtccagtttgccaaagatttttgacccagccagggtggcgaggacatggctgaccactggcactgggtatgcatgggccgtgagagccttgtttatggtgcatttgtagtctgcacagatgcggaccgaaccgttaggcttgacgggtgtgacaattggagtttcccagggggcgttgggcaccggctccagcactccttgctccacgagccggtccaattcctcgtctatgcggggtttcagggcgaacgggacccggcgggccttgtgcctgatgggtcgtacagcggggtctagctgtagggcaatggggggtcctgtatatcgtcccaatgccccatcgaaaacccctggaaactctttgcatatggcgtccacgtccacttgtaagctagtgcggttcaccccggtaacggctagccccagaggtcca containing:
- the LRRC18 gene encoding leucine-rich repeat-containing protein 18, translating into MAKGGKNPKGKKVTLKVAKTCIKITFDGKRRLDLSKMGITTFPRCILKLNDVDELDLSRNMLKKIPDSIEKFTNLRWLDLHSNQIEKLPETIGNLQSLIFLNLSNNKLTARSLPMELNQLKLLRNLNLGLNHIDNLPTTLGQLKELQEVGVFDNLLKSIPNSIAKLPKLKKLNSKRNPFPGPTEEELYIDHIKRLETLYVVEEKDLCYPCLRKCQEERDKLNKLKNTPPTPLRKPDFSSLMTPNSTAKENQENWR